The Planctomycetota bacterium genomic sequence TCGGCGCGATCACGATCTGCCGGAACATGATGGGGGCGACGTTCGGCAGCAAGGCGAACCCTGGGACAATCCGGGGCGACTTCGGCGTGTCGAACAGCTTCAACCTGATCCACGGGAGCGACGGGCCCGAGGCCGCCGAGCGTGAACTCAAGCTGTTTTTCGCGCCCGGCGAGGTGCTGGAGTGGACGCGCGCGGGCGACGCGTGGGTGTACGACACGTCGGGCGGCAAGCCCGAGTAACGGGCCTCAAGACGGGCGTCAAGACCGGCCGCGAGACGGGCAGGCCCGTCAGGCCGAAACCGGCTTGATGGTCGCGATGACTTCGGCGGGCGCCTGGGCGATCTGCTCGGCGATCTCGCGCCGGTTGATCTCGACATCGCGCGGGAAGTCGAACGCGATGCGCACGCGTTCGCCCTTGACCGAAGCGATGCGCACGACGCCCAGCGGCTTCTTCGGATCGCCGATGACGACTTCTTCACCCTCGCGCCGCGTGATAACGAGCATCGGCCACGCTCCGTCCTGGTCCGCCGACGGCGAATCTCACCGCCAGTTGGTTCCACCATCCCGGCCACCACGCCGGTTCCACCGAGGCACGTTATACCGCGCCGGGGACCCGAGTGTAAGTGGATATCCTGTTTTTCCTTGAAATCCGAAAGAATACCGAACGACTGTAGTCGTCTTTCTGACAGACCTTTAGGCTCACGGAACCGCCTCGACGCCCCGCACTTCCGGCACGTTCGCCCGCAGGTTCCGCTCGATCCCCAGGCGCAGGGTCATCCCGCTCGACGGGCAGCCCACGCACGCGCCGTGCAGGCGGATGCGCACCACGCCCTCCGGCGTGACCTCCACCAGTTCGAGATCGCCCCCATCCGACTGCACGGCGGGTCGGATGAGATTCAGGACCCGGTTGACGCGGTCGAGGATCGGGGCGTCGGTCGTCGGCATGAGCGAGTGTAGTCGGTTGGACGCGGGTTCCGGGCCGCTACGCTCGCCCCATGCGAGAACGAGGGTTCGGCGTCGTGGTGCTCGTGGCGGTGGGGGCGCTGGCGGGGGCGTGCGCGTCGCGCGAGTACAACTCGCCGCAGGCCGCCCTGGCGGACGTGACGAACCGAGACCTGAACTACCGGACGCGAACGCAGGCCGTGCCGGCGGCGCTCGAGGGCGCGGACGGCGACGCACGCCGCGCCGCGCTGCGGGCGCTGGAGGACGTGGCGTGGGACCCCACCGAGCACGCGACGCTCCGGAGCGCCGCGCTGCGAACGCTCCTCGAAGACCCGGCCTCGGCGGAGCGTGTGCGGGCCCGTGCGGCGGATGTGCTGCCCAGGGAGCGGTCGCGCGAGGTCGTGCTGAACCTGTGCACGATGGCCGCCGATCGGGGGTGGAAGGAACTGCGGCCCGCGATCGTGCAGAGTTTCGCGCGTCCGGTGAAGGGCGTGCCGGACGACGAACGCAGCGAACTGCGGGCGCTGCGTGCGCTCGGGGGCGACGCCGCACGAACCACGTTCGACCTGTTCGTCGAGTCGGCCGCCGCCTCGACGACCGACCCTGAGACGGGGGCGGCGGGCAACGCGGACGCACGTGCGCTGCGGTTCCGACGCGATGCATGGGAGGTGCTGTCGAGGCTCGACGCATCGGGCGAGCAGCGCCGCCGGTGGGTGGGCGAACTGCCGCCGGCCAGCGCGGGCGATGTCGAGGTGCTGCAGCGGGGCCTGCGCGAGTGGCGGGTGCTGCCGCTCACGGCCGAGCAACTCGACTGGCAGGCCTCGCTGGCGTCGGCCCCGGACGCATGGTCCCAGGGGCGGGCGGCGTTGGAGATGTTCGGCGATACGCCGGTTTCTCTGCGCCACGCGAGCGCCGCGATCTGGGCACGCACGCACGCGCCGGATCTTGCCGGGCTGTCGCGACAGGAACTGCTCGACCGTCTGGCGAGCAGGCTGCGCGGGCGAACGCAGTACGGCCGGTCGGCGGAAACGTCGGACCGCCGGGCGCCCGAGCGCCTGGAGCAGGTGCGAGACCGGCTTTCGAAGGCCGACCTGGTGCACGTCCTCGCGGTCGACAACGCGGTGCGCGATCCGGCGGTTGTTCACGCGTTGTTCGGTCACGCCCGGCTGGACCAGGCCGATGAGTCGACGGAGTACGGCGGCCTGATTGCCTGGGAAGCGGGCGGGCCGCGGGCGGTGCTCTACCAGCCGCGCCTGGCGGAACGCGCGGGCGACACGACGTTCGTGGCGCCCGCGGAGATGCTGCGCGCGGGCGACTGGTCTCTGGCGCACTATCACTTTCACGTGCAGAACTGGCGCCGCAGCGAGTACGCGGGCCCGAGCGAGGCGGACCTGGCGTATTGCACGCGGTACGGGCGTGCGTGCGTGGTGTTCACGGCGATCCGCGAGGGGACACTCGGGGTGGACTACTACCAGCCCGGCGGGGTGGTTGTCGACCTGGGGACGATCGAGTTGGCGGGGCTATAGAGAAAAGTCCGGCGCGGGCGTGCAATACGATTGCGCGGGACGCGTTGAGACCCGAGGCGCGCGGCGAACCGATCGGGGAGCCCTGCGCGCGAACAGGAGACTGTGCCGTGGGCAATGACCTTCGTTTCGGCGGGTGGCGGAAGGCGGCGGGGCGGATGGTGGTGGTCGCTGGCCTGGCGGTCGGGGCCGCGATCACATTGCACACGGAGAGTGCCGCCCAGGCGCAGCCCGAGGGGCGGGGCCGGGGCGGGTTCGGCGGTGGCGGGGGGCCCGGCGGCGGGATGCGCGAGGCTTGGATGGGCCCGGCGCTAACGGCGCGGCAGCTGGAGCGCTACGCGGACCTGGTGGGGCTGACCGAGGACCAGCAGGTCGCGGCGGAGGCGATCGTCGAGGCGTACCAGGAGCAGGTGCGTCAGCAGGGCGAGACGATGCGACAGAAGACCGAGGAGATCCGCGCGGAGTGGGAAGACACGCGCGACCCCACGGTGTGGCAGGGCATGCGCAAGGTCATGCAGGACGTCCGCGAGGAGCGCAAGAAGCTCGACGACGGGCTGATGGAAGAGATCAAGAGCATCCTGGAGCCGACGCAGGAGGAGAAGTGGCCGGCGTTCGAGCGGGCGGTGCGGCGTGACCAGGGCGTGCGTCGCGGGCTGATGAGCGGGGAGCGGGTGAACCTGTTCGACCTCGTGGAGCGGGTCGAAATGGCGCCCGAGGCCAGGAGCACCGTCGACGCCGCCCTGTCGGAGTACGACGTCGAGCTCGATCGGGCGCTCACCACGCGCAACGCGGCGTACGAAGAGGCCTTCACGAAGATGATGGAGCTGCGCCAGGCCGGGAACATGGAGGAGATGCAGGCCCTCATGGACAAGGGGCGTGAGGCCTCCGTGCGCGTGCGGGAGATCAACCGCAAGTACGCCCGCCAGCTCATGGACATGCTGCCCGAGGAGAAGCGCGAAGAGTTCGACGCGGCGTTCAAGCGCGAGAGCTTCCCGGAGGTCTACCGCCCGACGATGGCGCAGCGGGCGCTCGACGCGGCGGCGGGGTTCGAGGACCTGACCGACACGCAGCGCGAGAGCGTCCGCACGCTCCGCGAGTCGTACTCGCGCACCCTGCGCACCTCGAACGACAAGATGGCCTCGGCCATCGAAGAGAACGAGATGAAGGCGACCGTCGGCGCGATGATGATGCAGCGGTTCGGCGGCGGGCGCGAGCAGGGCCCGCTCGACGAAATCCGGCGCGAACGCCGCGAGTCCAACTCCGCAACGCTCGAGAGCCTCCGCAAGATCCTGTCGCCCGAGCAGATCGAGCGGCTCCCCAGCCGCGAGCAGGGCGAGGACGAGGAGCGTGGCGGGGGGCGCCGGCGCGGGCGCCCGGCCGGCGACAACCGCACCTGACCCACGCCGGTGACGGAAAGCACGTCGGCGCGCGTCTCTCACCGGGGGAGTGTTGTCCCGGGTGTGGAGGTTGCGTCATGGCGAAGGTGTGGTCATTCGTGCTGGCCGGTCTGGTCGGCGGGGCGGCGATCGGCGTGTGGACGGCTCCGGCGCACGCGCAGGAGCGGGTGATGATCACCCGCAGCATGAGCAGCGCGGGCGGCGGGCAGATCTCCAAGCGGGCCGTCGAGCGATACGCCGCCGCGGTCGGGTTCACCGCCGAGCAGTCGGAGTTTGCGCGGACGATTCACGAGGCGTACGTGGCGGGCATGGAGCAGGCCCAGAAGACACGGCGCCAGGCCCTGGAGGAGGCCCGCCGGGCGGGCGAGGACACGGGCGATCACGGCGTGTTCATGGAGCGGATGCCCGCGATCGAGAAGGAGTTCCGCGCAAAGTCGCAGGCAATGGAGAAGAGCTTCTTCGAGGACGTGCATGCGCTGCTCTCGCCCGAGCAGGAAGACCGGTGGGTGAAGGTGGAGCGCATGCGCCGGCGCGAGGTGGGCCTGCGGGCCGGCACGCTCGCGGGCGAGAGCGTGGATCTGTCGGACCTGGTCGCGAGCCTGTCGCTGGCGCCGGAGGAGGCGGCGAGCATCGCGCCCACGCTGGACGAGTACGAGGCGGACCTCGACCGGCACATGCAGGAGCGTGCGCGGCTCATGGCCGACGAGCGGGAGTTCTCGCTCTCCCCACGCGGCGGCGACCCGGAAGAGGGGATGCGCCGGATGCAGGAGTCGATGAAGGCCGGGCGGGAGCTGGGCGTCAAGATCCGCGGCACGAACGAGCAGTACGCGCGGCGTGTGGCGTCGATGCTGCGCGAGGAGCCGCGCCAGGCGTTCGAGCGGGAACTGCAGAAGCGGAGCTTCCCGCTGGTGTACCGCCAGAGCCGCGTGTCGCGCGAACTGGAGGGGGCGCTCGCGCTGGATGATCTGCGCCCCGAACAGCGCGACGACCTGCGTGCCCTGCGCGAGCAGTACGAGCGCGACGCGGGTGCGGCGAACGACCGCTGGGCGGGCGCCATCCGCGAGGCGGAGCAGCAGGAGAACGCGGGGGCGATCGCCACGCCGATGGGCGTGATGCGGATCTCGATGGGGGACGAGCCCGAGGGGCTGGTCGAGGCGCGCAAGGCCCGGCGGGCGGTGGACGAGCAGGCGTCGACGCGCCTGCGGTCGATCCTGACGCCCGGGCAGCTCGAGCGCCTGCCGAAGGCCTCGG encodes the following:
- a CDS encoding carbon storage regulator, whose protein sequence is MLVITRREGEEVVIGDPKKPLGVVRIASVKGERVRIAFDFPRDVEINRREIAEQIAQAPAEVIATIKPVSA
- the ndk gene encoding nucleoside-diphosphate kinase, with translation METTLIILKPDAVQRGLMGRIVARFEDKGLQVVGCKLMRISPQLAATHYEAHQSKPFYAGLVRFMTSSPVLVLAIRGIGAITICRNMMGATFGSKANPGTIRGDFGVSNSFNLIHGSDGPEAAERELKLFFAPGEVLEWTRAGDAWVYDTSGGKPE
- a CDS encoding NifU family protein, producing the protein MPTTDAPILDRVNRVLNLIRPAVQSDGGDLELVEVTPEGVVRIRLHGACVGCPSSGMTLRLGIERNLRANVPEVRGVEAVP